A part of Gammaproteobacteria bacterium genomic DNA contains:
- the gspH gene encoding type II secretion system minor pseudopilin GspH — MKRRKTLGFTLIEILIVLVIVSIVAGTAVLGLQTNVKKHLESYATEFAQQLSFVREQAILLTQVLGVTFEQQRLIHLTLEAELKKKPSWKLVDALVFKSQPLPKDIEVLIKTPAFGETPEKNEDDDKETLKPALVFSTNGDMTPFTIFIGKRGQKPHVAIVGSSDGYIENKILE; from the coding sequence ATGAAACGGCGTAAAACGCTTGGCTTCACCCTCATTGAAATCTTAATCGTATTAGTAATAGTGAGCATCGTTGCTGGCACGGCGGTGCTCGGTTTGCAAACGAATGTTAAGAAGCATCTAGAATCCTATGCGACTGAATTTGCGCAACAACTTTCCTTTGTACGCGAGCAAGCTATCTTATTGACGCAAGTATTGGGGGTGACATTCGAACAACAGCGTCTAATACATTTAACGTTAGAAGCGGAATTGAAAAAAAAGCCGAGCTGGAAGTTAGTCGATGCTCTTGTTTTCAAATCACAGCCTCTTCCCAAAGATATTGAAGTGCTTATTAAAACGCCGGCGTTCGGCGAGACCCCAGAAAAAAATGAAGATGACGACAAAGAAACATTGAAGCCAGCCCTCGTATTTTCGACCAATGGAGATATGACCCCCTTCACCATTTTTATTGGGAAACGTGGGCAAAAACCGCATGTGGCGATAGTGGGTAGTTCGGATGGTTATATTGAAAATAAAATACTTGAATAA
- the gspI gene encoding type II secretion system minor pseudopilin GspI gives MKIKYLNKKNSGLTLIEVLIALAIISIAVTAIIKATTQNIRVTTHLQNKTVALWIAKSMTNEMRLNAKRLIGSQNKLSRPIYFLDHTWFVNAEKQETPNPHIDKIMVAVYLHDPEVDEEQLPLARIESYVYQSQL, from the coding sequence TTGAAAATAAAATACTTGAATAAAAAAAATAGCGGTTTAACACTGATTGAAGTTTTAATTGCGCTCGCCATTATAAGCATTGCCGTGACTGCAATCATTAAAGCAACCACTCAAAACATTCGCGTAACGACACATTTACAAAATAAAACCGTCGCTTTGTGGATTGCAAAATCTATGACAAATGAGATGCGTTTAAATGCTAAGCGTCTAATAGGATCGCAAAACAAATTATCCCGACCCATTTATTTTTTAGACCATACTTGGTTTGTTAATGCTGAAAAGCAAGAAACGCCTAATCCTCATATTGATAAAATCATGGTAGCAGTGTATCTGCATGATCCCGAAGTGGATGAAGAACAATTACCTCTTGCTCGGATTGAAAGTTATGTTTACCAATCGCAACTTTAA
- the gspJ gene encoding type II secretion system minor pseudopilin GspJ: MFTNRNFNKLTQPFQQGFTLLEILIAMFIFTILSMLLAGALRTVINVEARTSARSQLLRTMQMGFVILARDIEQAVNRPIVNEQGHEEAAFVGTPTSFTFTHLGNASGLSGVLRSDLQRVRYHWQEGELLRSTWMTLDQPPGIKPLIHPFIKGITAAQFQYLDQRNRMHDYWPINEGSDEILPRAISLNFTIAQWGKMSQLYIVEAQPIKKDLTQTQPQDQSYQPDQSIEKEPSRESS, translated from the coding sequence ATGTTTACCAATCGCAACTTTAATAAACTTACGCAACCTTTTCAGCAAGGCTTTACCTTACTTGAAATTTTGATTGCTATGTTTATTTTTACCATCCTCTCCATGTTATTAGCAGGAGCGCTACGTACTGTGATCAACGTGGAAGCAAGAACAAGCGCGCGCTCACAATTATTACGTACGATGCAAATGGGTTTTGTGATCTTAGCTCGCGATATTGAGCAAGCGGTGAATCGACCTATTGTAAATGAGCAGGGTCATGAAGAAGCAGCTTTTGTGGGCACGCCGACAAGCTTCACCTTTACTCATCTTGGCAATGCGAGTGGTTTGAGTGGAGTTTTAAGAAGTGATTTACAACGCGTGCGTTATCATTGGCAGGAAGGAGAATTATTGCGAAGCACGTGGATGACACTCGATCAGCCGCCAGGAATTAAACCTTTGATCCATCCTTTTATAAAAGGAATTACCGCTGCACAATTTCAATACTTGGATCAACGGAATCGTATGCATGATTATTGGCCGATCAATGAAGGGTCCGATGAAATTTTGCCGCGCGCCATTAGTCTTAACTTTACGATTGCACAATGGGGAAAAATGTCGCAACTTTATATTGTTGAAGCCCAACCGATCAAGAAAGACTTAACGCAAACTCAACCCCAAGACCAATCCTATCAACCAGACCAATCAATAGAAAAAGAGCCAAGCCGTGAGTCTTCATAA
- the gspK gene encoding type II secretion system minor pseudopilin GspK — MSLHKQSGVVIVVALFVVALIATMAYFMMMHLYRDTRRTALILRQDQASFYAQGSLNWAKDQLRNNWDVRKPDQPIDILPIKSPIIKVDGFQITSKIEDIQARFNINNLQNAEVHVDFKRLLQTVIPELNEEQLQTLLTSIFDWISAQHPDSPTQQYYLRLPEPYRPAHRLMVSLSELQLVKGMTKPMYERLKPFLIALPESTKINVRTASPQVLLTLSPTLTLAGAQIIERVRKQNPLATLNDILTAEPLRKFQLQADKTTLDSEYFLVETEVRIEKQRIVLYTLLNRKANENSVDTIVIWQSKGMW, encoded by the coding sequence GTGAGTCTTCATAAACAATCAGGCGTGGTCATTGTCGTTGCACTTTTTGTTGTCGCATTAATTGCGACCATGGCTTATTTTATGATGATGCATCTTTATCGGGATACCCGTCGTACCGCTTTAATTTTGCGCCAAGACCAAGCGTCTTTTTATGCACAAGGTTCCCTTAACTGGGCGAAAGATCAGTTACGCAATAACTGGGACGTGAGAAAGCCTGATCAACCGATTGATATACTTCCGATTAAATCCCCCATTATAAAAGTTGATGGGTTCCAAATAACAAGCAAGATTGAAGATATACAAGCACGTTTCAATATTAACAATTTGCAAAATGCAGAAGTGCATGTTGATTTTAAACGTTTACTGCAAACGGTTATTCCTGAATTGAATGAAGAGCAACTCCAGACCTTATTAACTTCTATTTTTGATTGGATTAGTGCACAACATCCAGATAGTCCTACGCAACAATACTATTTGCGTCTTCCCGAACCCTATCGTCCCGCGCATCGATTGATGGTCAGTCTAAGTGAATTGCAATTAGTGAAAGGGATGACCAAGCCGATGTATGAAAGATTAAAACCTTTTCTCATCGCTTTACCTGAATCCACCAAAATTAATGTGCGTACTGCATCACCCCAAGTTTTATTAACCTTGAGCCCGACATTGACTTTAGCCGGTGCTCAAATTATTGAACGAGTAAGAAAGCAAAATCCGCTAGCGACGTTAAATGATATTTTGACTGCCGAACCTTTGCGTAAATTTCAATTGCAAGCTGATAAAACAACGTTAGATAGTGAGTATTTTTTAGTTGAGACTGAAGTCCGCATCGAGAAGCAGCGTATCGTTCTTTATACTTTATTGAATCGTAAAGCCAACGAAAATAGTGTTGATACAATCGTCATTTGGCAAAGTAAGGGGATGTGGTAA
- a CDS encoding type II secretion system protein M, with amino-acid sequence MKEQYIKFKMWWAELALREKQALIVGFIASTLFLMYQWAWSPLMTLKDDLHEQIVAASKTYSWMQKADLQIDEVQTSAQKQNAALTPVMLLGLLQQRINQAGLAPSLSQLKQAHDDSLEIHFQKVEFDKLMSWFLVFAKEEPIQVTQMSVVAANEPGLVNVDMIVGL; translated from the coding sequence ATGAAAGAACAATATATAAAATTTAAAATGTGGTGGGCGGAACTTGCTTTACGAGAAAAACAAGCGCTTATTGTGGGTTTCATTGCTTCGACCCTCTTCTTGATGTACCAATGGGCATGGTCACCGCTGATGACTTTGAAAGATGATTTGCACGAGCAAATCGTTGCAGCGAGCAAAACTTATTCGTGGATGCAAAAAGCCGACCTTCAAATTGACGAAGTTCAAACATCCGCGCAGAAACAAAATGCTGCCTTAACACCTGTAATGTTATTAGGATTGTTGCAACAACGAATTAATCAAGCGGGACTCGCGCCTTCCTTAAGTCAATTGAAGCAAGCGCATGATGATTCCTTGGAAATTCACTTTCAAAAAGTCGAATTCGATAAGCTCATGAGCTGGTTTCTCGTCTTTGCGAAAGAAGAGCCCATTCAAGTGACGCAAATGTCAGTGGTGGCTGCAAATGAGCCTGGCCTTGTTAATGTTGATATGATTGTTGGACTTTAG
- a CDS encoding PH domain-containing protein: MTYLDRNLIAGEEILFRTKKHHIIFFLPFVWFCLCFYFTYFMWQNPILAKLIFVPWTMAALFFSYVLLEYFTSEFAVTNKRVMMREGFFYRHTTEMRLATISQVNVEQSLLGQLLNYGIVAINAFGATDAFSLIAKPFVFQKTVHEQLDQLTR; encoded by the coding sequence ATGACCTATTTAGATCGAAATTTAATTGCCGGCGAAGAAATTCTGTTTCGGACCAAAAAGCACCATATTATCTTTTTCCTCCCTTTTGTTTGGTTTTGTCTGTGTTTCTATTTCACTTATTTTATGTGGCAAAATCCAATTTTGGCTAAACTCATCTTTGTGCCCTGGACCATGGCGGCCCTTTTTTTTAGCTATGTTTTACTCGAATATTTTACTTCTGAATTTGCAGTCACCAATAAGCGCGTCATGATGCGAGAAGGCTTTTTTTATCGTCACACCACGGAGATGCGCTTGGCCACGATTTCGCAAGTCAATGTCGAGCAAAGCTTATTAGGTCAATTATTGAATTATGGCATTGTTGCAATTAATGCTTTTGGCGCGACGGATGCCTTTTCTCTCATAGCAAAACCCTTTGTTTTTCAAAAAACAGTCCACGAACAACTTGATCAATTGACTCGTTAG
- a CDS encoding uroporphyrinogen decarboxylase, translated as MAQSQHRLLRAIRHEVIDRTPVWLMRQAGRYLPEYRASRAKAGSFMALCKNPELACEVTLQPLARFPLDAAIIFSDILTIPDAMGLGLHFVEGEGPHFQHAIQSAAAISKLTVPDPEQLRYVYDAIALTKQALGDKTPVIGFCGAPWTLAAYMIEGKSVPGFPGILTMMREDPALLKQLLSVLADSVVMHLGGQIEAGADVVMVFDTWGGLLSQAEYRVYGLPFVTHIIQSLKAAYETPIILFTKGGSAFFQELAHSGCDVLGLDWTQSLGEARASSQNKLALQGNLNPATLLTSPPVIREEVGKVLKDYGVGSGHIFNLGHGVTPNVPPEHVQTLIEAVIELSPPYHATVGEEKSNRCA; from the coding sequence ATGGCTCAATCTCAGCATCGACTCTTAAGAGCCATTCGTCACGAAGTGATAGACCGGACCCCCGTCTGGCTGATGCGTCAAGCCGGACGTTATTTGCCCGAGTACCGGGCCTCTCGCGCCAAAGCTGGCAGTTTTATGGCGCTCTGCAAAAATCCAGAATTAGCTTGCGAAGTGACGTTGCAACCTTTAGCACGTTTTCCCTTAGATGCCGCCATTATTTTTTCCGATATTCTGACTATTCCTGATGCCATGGGATTGGGTCTTCACTTTGTCGAAGGGGAAGGTCCGCACTTTCAACACGCTATTCAATCCGCAGCAGCTATTTCTAAGCTGACCGTACCGGACCCCGAACAACTCCGCTATGTCTACGATGCTATTGCGCTAACGAAGCAAGCATTGGGGGATAAAACGCCCGTCATTGGTTTTTGTGGCGCACCCTGGACGTTAGCCGCATACATGATCGAAGGTAAATCCGTTCCCGGTTTTCCTGGAATTTTAACGATGATGCGGGAAGATCCTGCATTATTGAAACAATTATTAAGCGTGCTTGCTGATTCGGTCGTGATGCATTTGGGCGGGCAAATTGAAGCTGGTGCCGATGTGGTGATGGTGTTTGATACCTGGGGTGGATTGCTTAGTCAAGCTGAATATAGGGTTTACGGACTTCCCTTCGTCACCCACATTATACAAAGTTTAAAGGCGGCGTATGAAACGCCTATTATTTTATTTACGAAAGGCGGCAGTGCTTTCTTTCAAGAGTTGGCTCATAGTGGTTGTGATGTATTGGGACTTGATTGGACTCAATCGTTAGGCGAAGCTCGTGCATCCTCGCAAAATAAATTAGCATTGCAGGGTAACCTTAACCCCGCAACTTTACTAACTTCTCCACCGGTCATTCGGGAAGAAGTGGGCAAAGTGCTTAAAGATTATGGCGTAGGCTCAGGTCATATTTTTAATTTAGGACACGGCGTGACTCCCAACGTTCCACCTGAACATGTACAAACCTTAATTGAAGCTGTCATTGAGTTAAGTCCGCCTTATCACGCAACTGTTGGTGAAGAGAAATCGAATCGATGCGCTTAA
- the dsbD gene encoding protein-disulfide reductase DsbD has protein sequence MRLKKVLHLPKSLVLVLLGCLIAQLMVANSFAAKEKPLSTDDAFIFSMEKGAKANEARAIFTIAPGYYLYQDRLKFISTPEAISKVTYPPGQIKQSERKSEEVYVDQVTIPLVFNTDVRSFTLDVLYQGCSKEGFCYPPLRKTVQMNLALQTDAKPLNSFALSGLMTSQYGISELLYTQQLPIIILIFIVLGLLLSLTPCVLPMVPILTSIIVGQKAATPSTKKAFWLSLTYVLGMAITYAFAGIAAALLGNSLQVWLQQPWIILTVSTLFLILAFSLFSRYDLRLPKKLQQGLHRLNSKTAGGHYIGVFIMGMLSALVVSPCVTAPLVGVLIYIGQTGNIVLGGTALFALGIGMGIPLLLIGTSAGRWLPRSGNWMIIVKKLFGFMMLGMAIWMLSRLLSQPVVMLLWGLLFITIALYFSFVLTKPAKWRVMMQTGSGLLAFTGLLFVFGGMGLSQWLPSGGNLGQAQPAPSFRVVQDVGKFKQQLADAIIANKPVILDFYADWCESCITMDKKVFNLPHVQDKLSAYTLLRADITEMSRDQEDLLKFFNVFAPPTILFFDPTGQEINSKRIVGEVSAHEFLTRLKNNS, from the coding sequence ATGCGCTTAAAGAAAGTATTACACTTGCCAAAAAGTTTAGTGTTAGTTCTACTTGGTTGTTTAATAGCTCAATTGATGGTGGCTAATAGTTTTGCTGCTAAGGAAAAACCACTTTCAACAGACGATGCTTTTATTTTTTCAATGGAAAAAGGTGCAAAAGCAAATGAAGCACGCGCCATTTTCACCATAGCGCCTGGGTATTACCTCTACCAAGATCGACTTAAATTTATAAGTACCCCGGAGGCGATCAGTAAGGTAACTTATCCACCGGGTCAAATTAAGCAATCAGAACGCAAAAGTGAAGAAGTGTATGTTGATCAGGTAACCATTCCTCTCGTTTTTAATACAGACGTCCGTTCTTTTACATTAGATGTACTGTATCAAGGGTGTTCCAAAGAAGGATTTTGTTATCCGCCCTTACGAAAAACTGTGCAAATGAACCTTGCCCTACAAACCGATGCTAAACCCCTCAATAGTTTTGCACTAAGTGGGCTTATGACGAGTCAATATGGGATTAGCGAACTTCTGTACACTCAGCAATTACCGATCATCATTTTGATTTTTATTGTTTTAGGATTATTACTGTCACTGACGCCCTGTGTCTTACCTATGGTCCCTATTCTGACCAGCATTATTGTGGGGCAAAAAGCCGCGACGCCCAGCACTAAAAAAGCTTTTTGGTTATCCTTAACGTATGTTTTAGGCATGGCGATCACTTATGCTTTTGCGGGAATTGCGGCAGCACTTCTTGGCAATTCATTACAAGTTTGGTTGCAACAACCCTGGATTATTTTAACGGTTTCCACTTTGTTCCTTATCCTCGCCTTTTCCTTGTTTAGTCGCTATGACTTACGGTTGCCAAAAAAATTACAACAGGGATTACATCGCCTAAATAGCAAAACCGCGGGTGGGCATTATATTGGTGTTTTTATCATGGGCATGCTCTCAGCCCTTGTTGTATCGCCCTGTGTCACAGCCCCACTCGTCGGTGTTTTAATTTATATTGGTCAAACGGGAAATATCGTTTTAGGCGGCACTGCATTGTTTGCACTCGGTATCGGCATGGGAATTCCGCTATTGTTGATTGGAACTTCAGCGGGACGATGGTTGCCCCGATCGGGAAATTGGATGATCATTGTGAAGAAATTATTTGGGTTCATGATGCTAGGCATGGCTATTTGGATGCTTTCCCGTCTCTTGAGCCAGCCAGTTGTGATGTTGCTTTGGGGGTTATTATTTATCACCATTGCTTTATATTTTTCCTTCGTTTTAACCAAACCGGCAAAATGGCGAGTGATGATGCAAACAGGTAGCGGTCTTCTTGCTTTCACCGGTCTATTATTTGTCTTCGGGGGCATGGGGCTGTCACAATGGCTACCTTCAGGCGGAAATTTAGGGCAAGCTCAACCTGCGCCTTCCTTTCGGGTCGTACAGGACGTTGGTAAATTTAAACAACAATTAGCCGATGCCATCATTGCGAATAAACCCGTTATTTTAGACTTCTATGCGGATTGGTGTGAGTCTTGCATCACCATGGATAAAAAAGTTTTCAATTTACCGCACGTACAAGATAAGCTTTCTGCCTACACGTTGCTACGTGCTGATATCACTGAAATGAGCCGTGATCAAGAAGATTTACTCAAATTTTTTAATGTGTTCGCACCACCCACTATTTTATTTTTTGATCCAACCGGGCAAGAAATAAATTCCAAGCGGATTGTTGGCGAAGTGAGCGCCCATGAGTTTTTAACGCGATTAAAAAATAATAGTTAA
- the gshA gene encoding glutamate--cysteine ligase has translation MPVNQGTSPFLNTPLIQPLNQLEETFKNQQAKIDTWFNDQWQTSAPPLYGSVDLRNAGFKLAPIDMNLFPAGFNNLNPEFFSLAVAAAKEALLAILPSVKEILLIPEGHTRNLFYWENIAVLLKILNDAGFAVRLGGFLEEAVVITLESSQQLQIEPLLREGNKLKVENFIPDLILLNNDLSEGIPAILQNLVQPVVPPTSLGWSERLKSVHFKYYAEVAEEFSTLLAFDPWLITPLFRYCAKVDFMQEQGLDCVKHHAQQLFEEIKRKYEQYHIPHQPFLIVKADAGTYGMAVMTLRDLKTLDTLNRKQRTRMSSTKGGQAVNRVIIQEGIYSFESVGEEGAVAEPVAYLWGRQVVGGFYRINKSRSNDENLNSPGMHFTPIAFNDACDKPCHNKDDQPKNHFYAYGMIAKLSMLAAAREMKDQIKRVKA, from the coding sequence ATGCCTGTCAATCAAGGAACGTCCCCTTTTCTAAATACCCCGTTAATCCAACCTTTAAACCAACTTGAAGAAACATTTAAAAATCAACAAGCAAAAATTGATACCTGGTTCAATGATCAATGGCAAACGAGTGCACCACCTTTATATGGATCAGTTGATTTACGTAACGCGGGTTTTAAACTTGCCCCCATTGATATGAATTTATTTCCGGCAGGGTTTAATAATTTAAATCCTGAATTTTTTTCGCTCGCAGTTGCTGCAGCTAAAGAAGCATTACTCGCCATCTTACCTTCCGTAAAAGAAATTTTACTCATTCCTGAAGGACACACGCGCAACCTCTTTTATTGGGAAAACATAGCAGTTTTATTAAAAATTTTGAATGACGCTGGATTTGCGGTTCGCTTAGGAGGCTTCCTCGAAGAAGCGGTGGTGATAACACTTGAAAGTAGTCAACAACTTCAAATTGAACCCTTACTACGTGAAGGAAATAAACTGAAAGTAGAAAATTTTATTCCAGATTTAATTTTACTCAACAACGATTTATCGGAAGGTATTCCTGCTATTTTACAAAATCTTGTCCAACCTGTTGTTCCACCAACTTCATTAGGATGGAGTGAACGTTTGAAATCAGTGCATTTCAAATATTATGCTGAGGTTGCAGAAGAGTTTTCAACTTTACTTGCGTTCGATCCCTGGCTCATTACACCATTATTTCGCTATTGTGCTAAAGTCGATTTTATGCAAGAACAAGGGTTAGATTGTGTTAAACATCATGCGCAACAACTCTTTGAAGAAATTAAACGAAAATATGAACAGTACCACATCCCGCATCAACCTTTTTTAATTGTGAAAGCGGATGCTGGAACTTACGGTATGGCGGTCATGACATTGCGAGATCTTAAAACACTCGACACGCTGAATCGTAAACAACGGACCCGCATGTCATCTACGAAAGGTGGGCAAGCAGTTAATCGTGTCATCATTCAAGAAGGTATTTATTCTTTTGAGTCAGTCGGTGAGGAAGGGGCAGTTGCAGAACCTGTTGCTTACTTGTGGGGCCGACAAGTAGTCGGTGGTTTTTACCGTATCAATAAATCCCGCAGTAATGATGAAAACTTAAATTCACCAGGGATGCATTTTACACCTATTGCTTTTAACGATGCCTGCGATAAACCTTGTCACAATAAAGATGATCAACCCAAAAATCATTTTTATGCGTATGGAATGATAGCCAAACTCAGCATGCTTGCAGCTGCCCGTGAAATGAAAGATCAAATAAAGCGAGTCAAAGCATGA
- the gshB gene encoding glutathione synthase, whose translation MKKKLAVIMDSFSLVHYKKDSTLAMLFEAQDRGYALYFLEQKDLFLLNDIPFGRAKNLTVFRDANQFYKLGDEQIYPLADFNIILMRKDPPFNEEYIYTTYILEHAERLGSLVVNKPQSLRDANEKLFITHFPQCIPETLVTQSAHELYQFWEKHQDIVCKPLNTMGGKMVFRLKQGEVNANVIFDTLTQGGTFYIMAQGYIPAIVAGDKRIILINGKPVMHALTRIPQGNDWRGNLAVGAKATVQPLSDRDQFICDQVGPALRERGLYFVGIDVIGDYLTEINVTSPTGIRELDAARGINISAMLFDCLESH comes from the coding sequence ATGAAAAAGAAACTTGCTGTCATCATGGATTCATTCAGTCTAGTCCATTACAAAAAAGATTCAACGTTGGCTATGTTATTTGAAGCTCAAGATCGGGGTTATGCGCTTTATTTTTTAGAACAAAAAGATTTATTTTTATTAAACGATATCCCTTTTGGTCGAGCAAAAAATTTAACTGTTTTTAGAGACGCCAATCAATTTTATAAGCTTGGTGATGAACAAATATACCCGCTCGCTGACTTTAATATTATTTTAATGCGCAAAGATCCACCTTTTAATGAAGAATATATTTATACCACTTATATTTTAGAGCACGCAGAGCGTTTGGGCTCATTGGTTGTAAATAAGCCGCAATCTCTACGCGATGCCAATGAAAAATTATTTATTACGCATTTTCCTCAATGCATTCCTGAAACCTTGGTCACGCAATCCGCGCATGAATTGTATCAATTTTGGGAAAAACATCAGGATATTGTTTGCAAGCCTTTAAATACGATGGGTGGAAAAATGGTCTTCCGTCTAAAGCAAGGTGAAGTCAATGCAAATGTAATATTTGACACACTGACCCAAGGCGGTACTTTTTATATTATGGCGCAAGGATATATTCCAGCAATTGTTGCGGGTGATAAAAGAATTATTTTAATTAATGGTAAGCCTGTAATGCATGCTTTAACGCGTATCCCACAGGGCAATGATTGGCGGGGGAATCTAGCGGTTGGTGCTAAGGCCACCGTGCAACCACTCAGTGATCGCGACCAATTCATTTGTGACCAAGTGGGTCCTGCTTTGCGTGAACGTGGATTATATTTTGTGGGCATTGATGTGATTGGTGATTACCTCACAGAAATCAACGTAACGAGCCCCACCGGCATTCGTGAATTAGATGCAGCTCGTGGTATTAATATAAGCGCGATGCTCTTTGATTGTTTGGAAAGTCATTGA
- the panB gene encoding 3-methyl-2-oxobutanoate hydroxymethyltransferase — MNVLELIKKKNEGMKISMLTCYDYTSACILSQTNIDCLLVGDSVAMTMHGFEDTTAATIAMMQIHIQAVRKGAPHKFIIGDLPFLSYRQSLSKSMRAAQILIQAGAHALKLEGANGNLKLIRHLVTSGVPVMGHLGLTPQFVNGLGGYKVQGKSKASAEQLLNEALQLEAAGCCAVVLECIPAELARTLTQQLSIPTLGIGAGPHTDGQVLVMQDLLGMNTTFKPKFVKHYFDGAKHIKAAVDNFVKEIEASQFPEAMHCYASG, encoded by the coding sequence ATGAATGTTTTGGAATTGATAAAAAAGAAAAACGAAGGAATGAAGATTAGCATGTTAACGTGCTATGACTATACCAGCGCTTGCATATTATCTCAAACAAATATCGATTGCTTACTTGTCGGTGATAGCGTCGCTATGACGATGCACGGATTTGAAGATACAACGGCTGCAACCATTGCCATGATGCAAATCCATATTCAAGCTGTACGCAAAGGAGCGCCGCATAAATTTATCATTGGTGATTTACCATTCTTAAGTTATCGTCAATCGCTTAGCAAGAGTATGCGAGCAGCGCAAATACTTATCCAAGCTGGGGCGCATGCTTTAAAGTTAGAAGGGGCAAATGGAAATTTAAAATTGATTCGTCATTTAGTAACCTCTGGCGTGCCAGTCATGGGTCATCTTGGCTTAACGCCACAATTTGTGAACGGCCTTGGTGGTTATAAAGTGCAGGGCAAAAGCAAAGCTAGTGCAGAACAACTTTTAAATGAAGCATTACAATTAGAAGCAGCGGGATGTTGCGCGGTTGTTTTGGAATGCATTCCTGCTGAACTTGCTCGGACTTTGACGCAACAATTAAGCATTCCCACCCTTGGCATTGGCGCAGGACCCCATACTGATGGGCAAGTTTTAGTGATGCAGGATTTATTAGGGATGAATACGACATTCAAGCCCAAATTTGTTAAACATTATTTTGATGGTGCAAAGCATATCAAAGCGGCAGTAGATAATTTTGTAAAAGAAATTGAAGCATCTCAGTTTCCTGAAGCTATGCATTGTTATGCCTCTGGATAA
- a CDS encoding DUF2520 domain-containing protein, which yields MKKNISYLIIGNGRLARHVQFYFNALGLQHECWHRHQGLAKLAQCINKASHILILIADDAIIPFAESYLMHTDAMLIHCSGCLISDKIFGAHPLSTFNQTLYTLDNYQSIPFVIDDDAPDFRTLLPGIPNPHIRLNKSKKEKYHAMCVLAGNFSCLLWLKLFTTFEREFNIPASFAHDYLRQQTANLLADASTALTGPLTRGDTLTISKHLQTLERDPFKEVYVACVNGYQQLNNEDKI from the coding sequence ATGAAAAAAAATATAAGCTACTTAATCATTGGTAATGGAAGACTTGCTCGACATGTGCAGTTTTATTTCAATGCGCTGGGATTGCAGCATGAATGTTGGCATCGTCACCAAGGGCTTGCTAAATTAGCGCAATGTATTAATAAGGCATCCCATATTTTAATTTTAATTGCAGATGATGCGATTATTCCTTTTGCTGAATCCTATTTAATGCATACCGATGCGATGTTAATTCATTGTTCCGGTTGTTTAATCAGCGATAAAATTTTTGGCGCGCATCCGCTTTCAACATTTAATCAAACCCTCTACACATTAGATAATTATCAAAGCATTCCTTTCGTTATCGATGATGACGCGCCTGATTTTAGAACGTTGCTACCCGGCATCCCTAACCCGCATATTCGACTTAATAAATCGAAGAAAGAAAAATATCATGCGATGTGTGTGCTTGCGGGTAATTTTAGTTGCCTACTTTGGTTAAAATTATTCACAACCTTTGAGCGCGAATTTAATATTCCTGCTTCTTTCGCTCATGATTATCTTCGCCAACAAACAGCTAATTTATTAGCTGATGCGTCAACTGCTTTAACCGGCCCCTTGACGCGTGGCGATACGTTGACCATCAGTAAACATTTACAAACCCTTGAGCGTGATCCTTTTAAAGAAGTGTATGTAGCTTGCGTGAATGGCTATCAGCAATTAAACAACGAGGATAAAATATGA